In one Macrobrachium rosenbergii isolate ZJJX-2024 chromosome 53, ASM4041242v1, whole genome shotgun sequence genomic region, the following are encoded:
- the LOC136834051 gene encoding LOW QUALITY PROTEIN: deoxynucleoside kinase-like (The sequence of the model RefSeq protein was modified relative to this genomic sequence to represent the inferred CDS: inserted 1 base in 1 codon) translates to MTAISSQAEEKDPPDVGRGINTLTEIHLPLLDFTTMLKGPXAKFTVSIEGNIGSGKSTLLNHFSKFTDVQILHEPVEKWRDIRGHNLLDLMYKDPCRWSHTFQTYVQMTMLELHLKPCTVPVKLIERSLFSGRYCFVENLYRSEMMSGPEYAVYCEWYKMITQNLDVGLDLIVYLQTDPSLLHERIKKRARSEEKTIPLQYLEDLHKLHEEWLIEKKHGLSTPVLVLDANDSLPSMYRKFEEHTSDILCRKFSKSQNEEHNLSGEENISPSSHAVATATN, encoded by the exons ATGACTGCAATTTCCAGTCAAGCAGAAGAGAAGG ATCCGCCCGACGTTGGACGTGGCATTAATACTTTGACCGAAATTCACCTGCCCTTGTTGGACTTCACCACCATGTTGAAGGGAC AGGCCAAGTTCACCGTCAGCATCGAAGGGAATATTGGGAGTGGAAAGTCGACGCTGTTGAACCACTTCAGCAAATTCACAGATGTACAGATCTTACACGAGCCGGTTGAGAAGTGGAGGGACATCAGAGGACACAATCTTTTA GATTTGATGTACAAAGATCCATGTCGATGGTCACACACATTTCAAACTTATGTGCAAATGACAATGTTGGAGTTGCACTTGAAGCCGTGTACAGTTCCTGTGAAGCTGATAGAGAGATCACTATTTAGTGGAAG GTATTGTTTCGTGGAGAATCTCTACCGTAGCGAGATGATGTCAGGACCAGAATATGCTGTGTACTGTGAATGGTACAAAATGATTACTCAGAACTTGGATGTTGGCCTTGATCTCAtag TCTACCTCCAAACAGACCCATCTCTTCTccatgaaagaataaagaaacgggCACGAAGTGAAGAGAAGACTATCCCCTTGCAGTATTTGGAAGATCTTCATAAGCTGCATGAAGAATGGCTCATAGAGAAGAAACATGGTCTTTCTACACCTGTGCTGGTATTGGATGCAAATGACAGTCTGCCTTCAAT GTACAGAAAATTCGAGGAACACACATCTGATATTTTGTGTCGAAAATTTAGCAAGTCCCAAAATGAAGAGCATAACCTTAGTGGAGAAGAAAACATATCCCCAAGTTCTCATGCTGTGGCTACTGCAACAAATTGA